One genomic region from Diabrotica undecimpunctata isolate CICGRU chromosome 9, icDiaUnde3, whole genome shotgun sequence encodes:
- the LOC140449968 gene encoding parkin coregulated gene protein-like: MVTGKESRSTSGMRQQSGCKIWVPAFTVQALQRHTCVIPPPRCNVYKEIPSTNRKFRTNYLRGNLPIGTDPKGNKVSWKADITKLDFHYYLPMFFEGLVETEHPYKLFAQQGIHDLLTHGGNKIFPCIPQLIIPIKDALRTKNNEVMCNTLRILQHLVKSGDMIGEALVPYYRQILPSLNIYKEKNVNCGDEIDYSQMRGDNLADAVNETLQVLERYGGEDAFINIKYLIPTYESCMLN, encoded by the exons ATGGTAACAGGAAAAGAGTCCAGATCGACGAGCGGCATGAGGCAGCAGAGTGGCTGCAAAATTTGGGTGCCTGCGTTCACTGTCCAGGCTCTTCAGAGACACACATGCGTCATTCCGCCGCCGAGATGTAATGTTTATAAGGAAATACCGTCGACGAACAGGAAGTTTAGAACGAACTACTTGAGAGGGAATCTGCCCATAGGAACGGATCCCAAGGGTAATAAAGTTTCTTGGAAA gcGGACATAACCAAATTAGATTTCCATTATTACCTGCCCATGTTCTTCGAAGGTCTCGTTGAGACAGAACACCCTTACAAATTATTCGCTCAGCAAGGAATTCACGATTTACTGACACATGGAGGAAACAAAATTTTTCCGTGTATTCCTCAGTTAATTATACCAATCAAGG ATGCTTtaagaacaaaaaataatgaagttATGTGCAACACGTTGCGCATTTTGCAACATTTGGTTAAATCGGGAGACATGATTGGAGAAGCTTTAGTACCTTATTATCGACAAATTTTACCCAGTCTTAATATTTACAAAGAAAAGAATG TAAACTGTGGAGACGAAATCGATTACAGCCAAATGAGAGGGGACAATTTAGCCGATGCCGTCAACGAGACGTTGCAGGTGTTGGAACGATACGGCGGCGAAGATGCGTtcataaatatcaaatatttaatACCAACTTACGAATCGTGTATGCTAAATTAA
- the LOC140451305 gene encoding E3 SUMO-protein ligase ZBED1-like encodes MSNLKNKRSKLWNHFQIVGESKAKCGHCNKIISFRGGATGNLSRHMKSMHKAISIEMATYRHQTEDEEEMEDRVVSWKKKKVLTHSQAVITSFACRPLSVNKSKQLDEQLIRVIVKEFQPFRVVEDPEFKKFIQMLNPNYNIPDRATISNSLIPQIYNNIKDVVLKKLSETDAVCLTTDGWTSINNQSFISITVHFIDDDNGKQIFKSYLLDCIPLDERHTAKNVSDQLKIQADEWGLSNKIAGVISDNASDITEAIKATSWTLFPCFAHNLNLVLQAGIMEIQGQVNKVKAIVQFFKKNSSALAKLRSMQTQMGLPELKLKEDVVARWNSTYDMLSRILLVKPAVVGLLAVDEPHLNTLSPSDWNILEKSVEVLNLFYQVTEEISAETTVTISKVILFVNSMNNHLQNCINLQNPPEVNNLLEKLQAQINRRFEDFESNELTSEATFLDPRFKKYGFSSDDQYENTLKSIKEKISYSDVTANTPHQPPLLVEPNLYPETESKTSIWYEFDRAVKNFLALRKPKAASIVEVERYINEPLIRRTEDPLYWWEERKEIYPRLYKLMRRRLCVVATSVPGQRIFSKAGQLISEKRRRLKHEQASQVLFLNHNL; translated from the coding sequence ATGTCCAACTTAAAAAACAAACGTAGTAAACTCTGGAATCATTTTCAAATAGTAGGTGAATCAAAAGCTAAATGCGGCcattgtaataaaataataagtttTCGAGGAGGTGCAACTGGCAATCTTAGTCGACATATGAAGTCCATGCACAAAGCTATTTCTATTGAAATGGCAACTTATAGACATCAAACTGAAGACGAGGAAGAGATGGAAGATCGCGTCGTTTCTTGGAAGAAGAAAAAAGTACTAACTCATTCGCAAGCTGTCATAACCAGCTTCGCTTGCAGACCACTATCTGTCAATAAATCTAAACAGCTAGATGAACAATTAATTAGGGTGATTGTAAAAGAGTTCCAACCATTCAGAGTTGTAGAAGACcctgaatttaaaaaatttatacagatgttaAACCCTAATTATAACATACCAGACAGAGCAACTATATCGAATAGCTTGATACCACAGATCTATAACAATATAAAAGATGTCGTTTTAAAAAAACTATCCGAAACTGATGCAGTATGTCTAACTACAGATGGGTGGACTTCAATCAATAATCAAAGTTTTATCTCAATTACTGTCCACTTCATTGATGATGATAATGGCAAGCAAATATTTAAATCTTATCTTTTGGACTGCATTCCCTTAGATGAACGACATACAGCTAAAAACGTATCAGATCAACTAAAAATTCAGGCAGATGAATGGGGCCTTTCTAATAAAATAGCTGGTGTCATATCGGACAACGCTTCTGATATAACTGAAGCAATAAAAGCTACGTCTTGGACACTTTTTCCATGTTTCGCACATAATCTCAATTTGGTCCTTCAAGCTGGAATAATGGAAATTCAAGGACAAGTTAACAAGGTTAAGGCCATCGtgcaattttttaaaaagaattccAGTGCTTTAGCTAAACTAAGAAGTATGCAAACGCAGATGGGGCTACCTGAACTAAAATTAAAAGAAGATGTTGTAGCAAGATGGAACTCTACGTATGATATGCTCTCAAGAATATTATTGGTTAAACCAGCTGTTGTCGGCTTATTAGCTGTTGACGAGCCTCATCTTAATACACTATCACCATCTGATtggaatattttagaaaaatctgtTGAGGTTTTGAATCTATTCTACCAAGTGACTGAAGAAATTAGCGCGGAAACCACTGTAACTATATCTAAAGTTATCTTGTTTGTCAATTCTATGAATAACCATTTACAAAACTGTATAAACTTACAAAACCCACCAGAAGTAAACAACCTATTAGAAAAGTTGCAGGCCCAGATAAACCGAAGATTTGAAGACTTTGAATCCAATGAATTAACAAGCGAAGCTACATTTCTTGATCCGCGGTTCAAGAAGTATGGATTTTCTTCTGATGATCAATATGAAAATACTTTAAAAAGTATCAAGGAGAAAATATCATATTCTGATGTAACTGCAAATACCCCTCATCAACCCCCTTTACTTGTTGAACCTAATTTATATCCCGAGACTGAATCAAAGACATCTATTTGGTACGAATTCGATAGAGCAGTCAAGAACTTCCTAGCTCTACGAAAGCCTAAGGCTGCTAGTATCGTGGAAGTAGAGAGATATATTAATGAACCTCTTATTAGGAGAACAGAAGATCCGCTATATTGGtgggaggaaagaaaagaaatataTCCTCGCCTTTATAAGCTAATGCGGAGAAGATTGTGTGTTGTAGCAACATCCGTTCCAGGCCAGCGAATATTTTCAAAGGCTGGTCAACTCATCAGCGAGAAACGAAGACGACTTAAACATGAACAAGCTTctcaagttttatttttaaatcataatctATAA
- the LOC140449967 gene encoding uncharacterized protein gives MTASVCSRSQLKDIKMTKYCCKVCNVSFSLKKNLSRHFKNKHAKNEVKYDCEICEYSASRPDTLLRHKSYNHRPNFDKVNSSTIIACAMCDHTSSTKNLMLKHYKLKHDITLAEKESFTFASEDKFFEWKLSVENSDKNNFVLNRGKTSAADGKSKSTFYCFRDGYFKSRGSNVRQEKMLGSNKINGHCPAKMEVITLPTGEIKVEFFKTHVGHQNEVERMRLSKKEKDEVAKYIASKIPFDNILDNLKASLSNDEVQRRDLIKLKDMHNIARDYNLKVEEVSQSNDSTSVHSWVVEMQKFGKIVIFYKPQGSMSPEFPQLKDDDFVLVIMNDTQREMLKRFGEKCVSIDSTHGLNSYGLELTTLFALDDVNQGFPCTFMFSNRTDGEILQVMLQNVRDSLGGKIKTNIFMSDVAEDFFNAWQVVMEPPNLHLFCSWHVDEAWRKNLCKIKGNKENQAEVYKMLRTLMVERDNIAFEQMFKEVVESLKSDPDTTEFGEYFCKEYQRTVSYWAYCYRPHGCLNTSIHLERMHIIIKHIYLKGNKHKRVDVAIQSLMRFLRDKLTYNHTGKLTSKISAIKNRHQNSLQLDVNDVTISDDWNLWKVFSKDKREIYEVTKIHNTCTCDLKCDECKICIHDYICTCTDSLIKFNMCKHIHLIKKVANEEIFHQIYEKEENDEFIHEEPVECVSQNIILSDLQNKEIIPVIDLKGKKELIMNQFLGVLHEANSEDDLELINKMISQTQSTMRARNSLQYNSIFLTDTSEEPPIKRIKQEGV, from the coding sequence ATGACTGCAAGCGTTTGTAGCCGTTCACAATTAAAAGACATAAAAATGACTAAATATTGTTGTAAAGTTTGCAACGTTTCTTTCtctttaaaaaagaatttatcgagacattttaaaaataaacatgcaAAAAATGAAGTCAAGTATGACTGTGAAATTTGCGAATATTCAGCATCACGACCAGATACTCTATTGAGACATAAATCTTACAATCATCGTCCTAATTTTGATAAAGTGAATTCAAGTACAATAATCGCGTGTGCAATGTGTGACCATACGAGTTCGACCAAAAATTTGATGCTTAAGCATTATAAATTGAAACATGATATTACTTTGGCTGAAAAAGAGAGCTTTACGTTTGCAAGTGAAGACAAGTTTTTCGAGTGGAAGTTAAGTGTTGAGAatagtgataaaaataattttgtacttAATAGAGGAAAAACGTCGGCTGCTGATGGTAAATCAAAATCAACGTTTTACTGTTTTCGCGACGGATATTTCAAGAGTAGAGGTTCTAACGTTCGCCAGGAAAAAATGTTGGGTAGCAACAAAATAAATGGACATTGTCCAGCAAAAATGGAGGTAATTACTCTTCCCACTGGTGAGATAAAAGTAGAGTTTTTTAAAACGCATGTTGGCCATCAAAATGAAGTCGAACGCATGAGATTatctaaaaaagaaaaagatgaagtTGCTAAATATATTGCTTCAAAAATTCCTTTCGATAATATTTTGGATAATCTCAAGGCATCTCTTTCAAATGATGAAGTCCAACGACGAGATCTAATTAAGCTAAAAGATATGCATAATATAGCTAGAGATTATAATTTAAAAGTCGAAGAGGTTAGCCAGAGTAATGACAGTACAAGTGTACATTCATGGGTCGTGGAAATGCAAAAATTTGGCAAGATTGTGATTTTTTATAAACCTCAAGGTTCAATGTCGCCAGAATTTCCACAATTAAAAGACGATGATTTTGTTTTGGTTATTATGAACGACACACAACGTGAAATGTTGAAACGTTTTGGTGAAAAGTGTGTTAGCATTGACAGTACACACGGATTAAATTCGTACGGGTTAGAATTAACTACTTTGTTTGCATTAGATGACGTTAATCAAGGTTTTCCATGCACATTCATGTTTTCCAATCGTACCGATGGCGAAATCTTACAAGTAATGCTTCAAAATGTTAGAGATTCACTTGGCGGTAAAATAAAGACTAACATATTTATGTCAGATGTGGCTGAGGATTTTTTTAATGCATGGCAAGTCGTTATGGAACCGCCTAATTTGCATTTGTTTTGTTCCTGGCATGTAGATGAAGCATGGAGGAAGAACTTGTGCAAAATCAAAGGAAATAAAGAAAACCAAGCCGAAGTATATAAAATGCTTCGTACTTTGATGGTAGAAAGAGACAACATCGCATTTGAACAGATGTTCAAAGAAGTGGTAGAAAGTTTAAAAAGCGATCCAGACACTACTGAATTCGGAGAATATTTTTGTAAGGAATATCAGCGAACTGTGTCTTATTGGGCTTATTGTTATCGCCCACATGGCTGCTTAAATACAAGTATACATTTAGAACGAAtgcatattattataaaacatatttatttgaaAGGAAATAAACACAAAAGAGTTGATGTCGCAATCCAGTCGTTAATGCGATTTTTGCGAGATAAACTGACTTATAACCACACAGGAAAGTTAACATCAAAGATTTCAGCAATAAAAAACCGTCACCAAAATTCATTACAATTAGATGTTAATGACGTCACAATAAGTGATGACTGGAATTTATGGAAAGTCTTTTCAAAAGATAAACGCGAAATCTATGAAGTGACAAAAATCCATAATACCTGTACATGTGATTTAAAGTGTGATGAATGCAAAATATGTATTCACGATTATATTTGTACGTGTACTGAttcattaattaaatttaatatgtgtAAACATAttcatttaattaaaaaagtaGCGAATGAAGAAATATTCCATCAAATttatgaaaaagaagaaaacgaTGAATTTATTCACGAAGAACCAGTTGAATGTGTTtcacaaaatataattttgagtGATCTGCAAAATAAGGAAATAATTCCGGTTATTGActtaaaaggaaaaaaagaacTGATCATGAATCAATTTCTTGGTGTCTTACATGAAGCTAATTCTGAAGATGATCTAGAATTGATTAATAAAATGATCAGTCAAACTCAATCAACAATGCGTGCTCGAAATTCTCTGCAATATAATTCAATTTTCTTAACTGATACCAGTGAAGAGCCGCCAATAAAACGAATTAAGCAGGAAGGCGtttga